Proteins from a genomic interval of Salvelinus alpinus chromosome 7, SLU_Salpinus.1, whole genome shotgun sequence:
- the LOC139581714 gene encoding NEDD4 family-interacting protein 1-like, protein MAEQISNVRYQELLNEEEPAAAQPPQEEAAVLDAPPPYSSISAANAAFFDYKEDAGRFPNPPSYNVATTLPSYDEAERTKAETGVPLVPGRVVEDECDDADQLRIGNDGIFMLTFFMAFLFNWIGFFLSFCLTTSAAGRYGAISGFGLSLIKWVLIVRFSTYFPGYFDGQYWLWWVFLALGFMLFVRGFVNYSRVRKMADPTYATLPRTRVLFIY, encoded by the exons CTGTTGAATGAGGAGGAGCCAGCAGCAGCCCAGCCCCCCCAGGAGGAAGCAGCTGTCCTGGATGCTCCCCCCCCGTACAGCAGCATCTCCGCTGCCAACGCAG CGTTCTTTGACTACAAGGAGGATGCAGGCAGGTTCCCCAACCCCCCGTCCTACAACGTGGCTACCACACTGCCCTCCTATGATGAAGCAGAGAGGACCAAAGCTGAGACCGGCGTCCCTCTGGTTCCTGGCAGGGTCGTG GAGGATGAGTGTGACGATGCTGACCAGCTGCGGATAGGGAATGATGGCATCTTCATGCTCACCTTCTTCA TGGCATTCCTGTTCAACTGGATTGGTTTCTTCCTGTCCTTCTGTCTGACCACTTCTGCAGCTGGCCGCTACGGAGCCATCTCTGGGTTTGGCCTGTCTCTCATCAAATGGGTTCTCATAGTCAGG TTTTCCACCTACTTCCCTGGCTACTTTGATGGGCAGTACTGGTTGTGGTGGGTGTTCCTGGCTTTGG GCTTCATGCTGTTCGTCAGAGGGTTCGTCAACTACTCCCGGGTTCGCAAAATGGCCGACCCTACTTACGCCACACTTCCTCGAACGAGAGTCCTGTTCATCTACTGA